The DNA region AAACTATAACAATAAAGGGCTGGCGATGTGGAATGGCAGTTCTTAGTGGTGGTAGGCAACAGCGGGGGCGGCATAGTGGGCGGGAGCAGCGTATGTGGCATAAGCAGCTGGGGCAGCATAGTGAGCCACTGGGGCCACAGTCTTGAcgacagcaggagcagcgtAGTGGGCAACTGGAGCCACGGTCTTGACCACAGCGGGAGCAGCGTAGTGGGCAACAGCAGGGGCGGCGTAGTGGGCAACGGGAGCGGCGACGGTCTTCACAACTGGGGCAACAGCGACGGCCTTGACCAGGGGCTCACGGTTCACGACTGCGTTGAATCCGTTGATGGGGTCGGCGGTGTACTGGACGGTCCTCTTGTAGCCGTCGGCGTCGATCAGGGAGTACTCTCCGCGGACCACGTCTCCATCGCGCTCCTCCACCTGTCCCTTGTTGTCGCCGGTCAGCTTGTCGTCGACTCCGTAGGAGAAGCGGTACTGGGGGTGGGGGTCGTACTCCTCGGCGGCCTTGACCACGACCTTCTGTGCGACGGCCACGGGGGCGTGGGCGTAGGTGGCCACCGCCGGGGCAGCATGGTACACCTGTGGGGCGGCGATGGGCGCATAGCCGGCGCTGGCCACGGCGACGAAAGCGAGGGCGAAGACGAACTGGGGAACGTATTCGTTTGAGAAAAGGGTTTTGATGGGAGGACACAGGACTTACCTTGAATGCCATTTTATAAAGTTTTTGGATTTGTGGGTTAGTTCTTTGCAGAAACGATGCTGAGGGCTGAATGATATGGTTTCTGGCCGGCCAGCGGTTTTATAGCCCACACTTGCAGTTTCTGCTCAGGTGAGGCAAGGTGCTTACGCTTGGCCTTCTGAATATCATGCTCCAAATTAGCGCGAAGTCACCGCTCAGCGAAGTCAACTGCAAAGTCGGCAGAGACGCCGGCAGAGAACAGAGTGGAGAGAGAGGAGAAGGGATTGGCGAATGCGAAGTGCAGTCCAATTATTTAGAAAGGATTCGGCGGATTCGCGCGGGATTTCCCATTTGCCAGGTGCCCACGTTAAAATTGGTAGTTGCGAAGTCAGTGCATCTGCTAATAGCGTTTCGATAATCCAAGATCTTTAAAGGATGGTATGGTAAATGTCGGGCGGGTGACCTTGGTTCTCACAGACTTTGCAATTTGGAGGGAATAaagtgtatatgtatatacttcaAAACAACATGTAAATTTAGTAATTTAGTAAAATATGTTTAACGATCATCTTTTAAGATCCGTTTATGTATAATAGAATTTTAGATATTATGTTGAATTTATGTTTGATATTCTTTTACATCCTAATTATATCTATtagcacaacaaaataatgctgtaattattatttttatttaacagtTTAGTTGTTTGCTTCTTAGTTTGTGGAACCTTAGTATGCagcaattcaatttaattcaattcaaaaattgtttaccattttttggaaaacaaatttcttaTACAGCACAGTAAGAGTTCATTCAACTTTTTGAGAGAATGTACAGAACCTTCTTAAAGTTACATAACCTATAGAAGATCACGTTCGTATTGTTATCATGTTATCTTAAGAGTGAACTTTATGTTATGTTCTGTaagaatttaaatacataatcATTTTATCTTCCCAAAACGATCTTATGCAGCGCTATAAAACGAAGTAATTGCCCACGCATTGGGAACGGTCAATCCCTTTCGGTATGAAGTGAGCCTTTCCCCAAAGATCTTTCCCTCTTTGCGGTGCTGACGGGCTTAGAATCCGTGGCCAAAAACATGTGCACACCCACAGAGCTTAGCGCCACGAACAGGAAGTACAAGTTATTGCCCGACAACAATCGCAGTCGAGaagcatttaataaatttcgcCGTCACCGCGAAAATAACGCTTGCTGCCGGCGTATTGGGCCAAAGCAGAGCAGAGCTGGCAGCTTGGTTTACTATAAAAGTTGTCGATCGGACACAGAAAAGTATCATTCGCAGATCCAGTTCACTTCTGTAAAGAACAACCAATCAGCACTCCTAGCAACATGGCTTTCAAGGTGAGTCGTTGGAAATCCGGGATCAATTGTTTACGAAATTTTATTGGGAGTTCTAACGCCTTTTTATTTAGTTCGTCTTCGCCCTCGCTTTCGTCGCCGTGGCCAGCGCCGGCTATGCGCCCATCGTCGCCCCACAGGTGTACCATGCTGCCCCGGCGGTGGCCACCTACGCCCACGCCCCCGTGGCCGTCGCACAGAAGGTCGTGGTCAAGGCCGCCGAGGAGTACGACCCCCACCCCCAGTACCGCTTCTCCTACGGAGTCGACGACAAGCTGACCGGCGACAACAAGGGACAGGTGGAGGAGCGCGATGGAGACGTGGTCCGCGGAGAGTACTCCCTGATCGACGCCGACGGCTACAAGAGGACCGTCCAGTACACCGCCGACCCCATCAACGGATTCAACGCAGTCGTGAACCGTGAGCCCCTGGTCAAGGCCGTCGCTGTTGCCCCAGTTGTGAAGACCGTCGCCGCTCCCGTTGCCCACTacgctgctcctgctgtcgCCCACTACGCTGCTCCCGCTGTGGTCAAGACCGTGGCTCCAGTTGCCCACTacgctgctcctgctgttgcCCACTACGCTGCTCCCGCCGTGGTCAAGACCGTGGCTCCAGTTGCCCACTacgctgctcctgctgtcgTCAAGACTGTGGCTCCAGTGGCTCACTATGCTGCCCCAGCTGCTTATGCCACATACGCTGCTCCCGCCCACTACGCAGCTCCCGCCCACTATGCCGCCCCAGCTGCCACGTATACCTCGTACTCGGCTCCCGCTGTCGCCTACCACCACTAGATCCTGGCTGAAATCGACGCTGTACATATTTAGAATTGTTGGCTTTATTATTACtgatcatttatttattgacagcaccaataaaaaaatgcatttcagTATGTAGACATATATCACGAGACACAAGAGAGTTTTGAGTTGCTTATTCAGAGGTAGATTCCTGGCAAAGGACTCTCAGCGGTCGTTCACATTGTCCTGTTCTGGTTTGCATTATTTATGTGCTTGTTTTCATAACGAGTTTGTGCGAAAAGTTCACAGACATGGTAGGAACCAGCCTCGCAAAAGGATTGCTGCAGTCTAAGGGCAATGAAATTCCTGTGGTGTTTTTGGTGGTGCAGTCTGGACTTTTGTTTAGCTATTCTTCAGGGATGCTGCCAGGGGCAACGAACTGCGTTGGCCTGCTTGATGGTTTCTTGATCCTGATCACGATCCTCTGTCTGTCTGAAGGGCAGACAAATTTCAGGGCTTTGTGCCGGTCATTTCCATTCAAATGGAAGGATTCGTCCACCGCAATGCAAAGAGAATCCCTTTGTTGTTGATTTCTGTAATATAAAACGGAAATTATGGGGTCATGACTTTACTTGCCGGGTGATAAATGGTCCTATCAGGGTCCTTATCGGGGGAGCTGAGAACCAAAGTTCGGACTTTTTCTAGTTTGAGGCAGAGTTGCCTCAGTTACCCACAGCTGCTATTGAAACTTTAGGGGAGCTAGACAGCGTGCACCTGTTGTTTTTTCTAAAGAACGATTCTGAATTCAAGGCTCAAAGTTCTGAAGGGGCCCTCGAAGGTCAGACTTCGAGTGTAATCTCAGCGAGCCAACTGCTTCTCTCGACATCACCCTTTTTTGAAGCCGAAGTCCGACTAATCAAGTGGAAGATTTCCGATTTTGGGTGCTCCGGGTCGTCGATACGCACCCTAAACCCTTCTCAACTTAACCATCGTCATAATCATCCagagagcaacaacaatgcgaGCTGGCAATGCAATGCATTGCGGACAAAAACAGAAAGCACAAGTCTgtgaaaaacaaaggaaaGAGGGGCAAAATCAAGAAACATGACCGACGAAGTGAGTTAAAGGATCGTCGAACATCAACGGGGTAAACAGGCTTTTGACCACCGCCTTGCGTATAAATAGCAGGCAGGGTTTCCTTGCTAGCTCATTCAGTGTTTTGTGTTGAGTCCGAGAGGTTCGGGATCAGGAGCAGCTTGCGTTCGCGCCTTGGGGTCAGTCAGACCAATCAAACCATCAAAAACTCACCTTTGGATACCTTCATTTTGGATACAGCCTGCATCCACAAAACGAAATGGCAGATACATAGAGGTAACTACTTAGCATGGGCATTTGAATTTGTTAATACAAAATGTTgacattaaaaatgcaattgataaattaaatgttgaataaaaattgcaaCCGTTACAATTCTTTCAGATTTAACCCTTCTGTTTCGGCCTTGCAGCTGCTACCTAAAGATATAAAACTCATGGATTTGGCTACCACATCCCAAATCAACACCCAGTTGTTGACTATGACAACCCGGATCCGTCTGAGAACTAAGAGCTAGGCTCCATCAGGGCTAGCACCTGACCAGAACACCCATTGGCACTCATCATGGAACATTGAATCGTTGGAAGGCCGCACAACACCGCACAACAGccatccaccacccacccatccATCACCCACCAAACGTCGTCTCGGCCCTTTGGACAAAATTTACATTTGAGTTTAAGTTTAGgtgtaaacaataaacaaaaaacaacaataggctaccaaaaaaagagaaaaaatcccattgattatttatttttcgggCTTACATCGGTTATTTGGTAATTGATCAGATTCTTAGACGATGATCAAGAACTTTCTCAAAGGATTATTTAAATGCACAGTTTATTGAACTCGTGGTTGCGGACGTTTTAAAAACTtctgaaaataatattatttcttaattgaatattttgatGTTTTCTCGGTTGGGCATTCTACCATTCTGTTATTCTGggttattattaatatttatattcaatatttGAATAACTATCCCGGACACACCCATTTTAAAGCTTATTCGTCACCTCCGTGACTTTTACTTTGCAGTGGAATCTTAAAAATAGTACACAAATATTTCGTTATTATCTTACAAGAAAGGCCACACTACGAACAATAATTTATGTATATCAAGGTCAGGTCCGGCAGCAAAGCCTACCAACTGTATGTGAGCCGATTGCCACCAGAAATCCAGCAAACAGTCAGCAGATTTCAAAGGTGTACGCacaggtgctgctgctgatggtcTCGCCAGTACTGCCAAAATTGAGACATGAAGAAAATGGTAAGTGGACTGGTTTCTGTGCAAGTTTAATTGGCATTATTCGAGTCGCCGGCTGGACAGCGGTTACTCCGCTTTGTAATCGCCATAAACTATTTCCAGCTTAACCCTTGGCAAAGTGCGCTCGCCCGATGATTAGGCCAAACAAGTGCCAGTGCTCAAGTGCTGGAGTGCTGGAGTGCTCGAGTGTTTCCCTCGGAAATTAAGCAAACTAAATTGTAATTAACAGAGGTTTTTTCAACAGTTGTCCAACAGAGACAATGCCTCTTAGTTAGCCGGCCGTTGACGGTCAGCAGGCTACCGAAGtgattacttttattattttcaatacaAATTCGTTCCGTTGGAATTTTTT from Drosophila santomea strain STO CAGO 1482 chromosome 3R, Prin_Dsan_1.1, whole genome shotgun sequence includes:
- the LOC120453055 gene encoding larval cuticle protein A2B-like, which produces MAFKFVFALAFVAVASAGYAPIAAPQVYHAAPAVATYAHAPVAVAQKVVVKAAEEYDPHPQYRFSYGVDDKLTGDNKGQVEERDGDVVRGEYSLIDADGYKRTVQYTADPINGFNAVVNREPLVKAVAVAPVVKTVAAPVAHYAAPAVAHYAAPAVVKTVAPVAHYAAPAVVKTVAPVAHYAAPAAYATYAAPAHYAAPAVAYHH
- the LOC120453054 gene encoding larval cuticle protein A3A-like, whose translation is MAFKFVFALAFVAVASAGYAPIVAPQVYHAAPAVATYAHAPVAVAQKVVVKAAEEYDPHPQYRFSYGVDDKLTGDNKGQVEERDGDVVRGEYSLIDADGYKRTVQYTADPINGFNAVVNREPLVKAVAVAPVVKTVAAPVAHYAAPAVAHYAAPAVVKTVAPVAHYAAPAVAHYAAPAVVKTVAPVAHYAAPAVVKTVAPVAHYAAPAAYATYAAPAHYAAPAHYAAPAATYTSYSAPAVAYHH